A single region of the Variovorax paradoxus genome encodes:
- a CDS encoding DUF2846 domain-containing protein codes for MRIKRTIANILLACTAIAATGCASLPSPEAMKTATADFQLPKLPSDGEAMVYVVRPSSTGSMVRFNVFVDDQEPASEMGYTRGSQYIYFSLRPGEHKILSKAENWADTSVSVKAGDIVFIQQDPSMGIIMARNSLVKLEELPGKYQVKSLSVGTILKTTK; via the coding sequence ATGAGAATCAAAAGAACCATCGCCAACATCCTGTTGGCATGTACAGCAATTGCTGCCACGGGCTGCGCGAGCCTGCCATCACCGGAGGCGATGAAGACCGCCACCGCGGATTTCCAGCTTCCAAAGCTGCCGAGCGACGGCGAAGCCATGGTTTATGTGGTACGCCCCTCTTCAACGGGCAGCATGGTTCGCTTCAACGTCTTCGTCGACGATCAGGAGCCAGCATCCGAAATGGGCTACACCCGAGGCAGCCAGTACATCTACTTCAGCCTGCGGCCAGGGGAGCACAAGATTTTGTCGAAGGCCGAGAACTGGGCCGATACCTCGGTCTCGGTCAAGGCCGGCGACATCGTGTTCATCCAACAGGACCCATCGATGGGGATCATCATGGCCCGAAACAGCTTGGTCAAGCTCGAAGAGTTGCCTGGCAAGTACCAGGTGAAAAGCCTGTCTGTGGGGACCATTCTCAAGACGACGAAGTAG